One window of the Corvus hawaiiensis isolate bCorHaw1 chromosome 30, bCorHaw1.pri.cur, whole genome shotgun sequence genome contains the following:
- the METTL4 gene encoding N(6)-adenine-specific methyltransferase METTL4 isoform X7 gives MNRMGKPAEVRSFNSVSCMCMEMSVRRGLTMSVVHRLTAGWLVDHLSFINQCGYEICDSFAHPGGVTCNTSVTSTEGCHSTSTFAPTLSSSDSPTYGPGDAIETEGKPAKTRYVFREEFFDISKPHIAAAPEEQLCPGCPEVSLTEIKADSNREEYQEGAKSDTGDSVATARKKRKRKCVFNQGELDALEYHSKVRKLIWEGTLHLVQEGLKSGFLHHTTTKLNCRKNNVPQHIVCGLAELCEMAKQFPAVNESDHQAVHVLEDETCHPEQDLLSCVMKNSSNCAKIIVLMGQKYLVPPKSSFLLSDISCLQPLLNYKKKYDVIVIDPPWENKSVKRSNRYSHLSSWQIKQIPVPALAAPNCLVVTWVTNRQKHLRFVKDELYPHWSVKTLAEWHWVKITRAGEFVLPLDSLHKKPYEVLVLGRVQGDVKEALRKSEGVLPIPEHQLIVSIPCSLHSHKPPLAAL, from the exons ATGAACCGAATGGGGAAACCAGCTGAAGTCAGAAGTTTCAACAGTGTGTCCTGCATGTGCATGGAAATGTCTGTCAGAAG gGGACTTACGATGTCCGTGGTACATCGTCTGACAGCAGGATGGCTCGTGGATCATCTCTCTTTCATCAACCAGTGTGGCTATGAGATCTGTGACTCCTTTGCACACCCTGGTGGTGTCACTTGCAATACTTCTGTCACATCTACTGAAGGCTGTCACAGTACTTCTACTTTTGCTCCCACCCTCTCGTCAAGTGATAGTCCTACTTATGGTCCTGGAGATGCCATAGAAACAGAAGGTAAACCAGCAAAAACGAGATACGTGTTTCGGGAGGAATTCTTTGATATTTCTAAGCCCCATAtagctgcagctcctgaggagcagctgtgtcCGGGATGCCCTGAGGTGAGTCTGACAGAAATAAAGGCTGACAGCAACAGAGAGGAATACCAAGAAGGAGCAAAGAGTGACACTGGAGATTCTGTTGCCACTGCTAGGAAG AAACGTAAAAGGAAATGTGTGTTTAACCAAGGTGAACTGGATGCTTTGGAATACCATTCAAAG GTCAGGAAGCTCATTTGGGAAGGCACTTTGCATTTAGTCCAAGAAGGACTCAAAAGTGGTTTTCTTCATCACACTACCACAAAACTCAATTGCAGGAAGAATAATGTTCCTCAACACATTGTCTGTGGATTGGCTGAATTATGTGAAATGGCAAAACAGTTTCCAGCTGTGAATGAAAGTGACCATCAAGCTGTACATGTGCTAGAGGATGAAACCTGCCATCCAGAGCAGGACCTGCTCTCATGTGTTATGAAAAACAGCTCAAACTGTGCAAAGATAATTGTGTTAATGGGGCAGAAATACTTGGTACCACCAAAAAGCAGTTTCCTCTTATCCGATATTTCATGTTTGCAGCCCCTGCTGAACT ACAAGAAGAAATATGATGTAATTGTGATCGATCCACCATGGGAGAACAAGTCTGTTAAAAGGAGTAACAG GTACAGCCACTTGTCTTCATGGCAAATCAAGCAGATTCCTGTACCAGCACTAGCTGCTCCAAATTGTCTTGTAGTCACGTGGGTGACTAATAGACAGAAGCACTTACGTTTTGTTAAGGATGAACTTTATCCTCATTGGTCAGTGAAAACGCTTGCTGAGTGGCACTGGGTAAAA ATTACTAGAGCTGGAGAATTTGTGTTGCCTTTGGATTCTTTGCACAAAAAACCATATGAAGTTCTTGTACTGGGGAGAGTTCAAGGAGATGTAAAGGAAGCCTTAAG GAAATCAGAAGGTGTTCTTCCAATTCCAGAGCATCAGTTAATTGTCAGCATACCCTGCAGTCTGCATTCACATAAACCTCCTCTTGCTG ccctctAG
- the METTL4 gene encoding N(6)-adenine-specific methyltransferase METTL4 isoform X6: protein MNRMGKPAEVRSFNSVSCMCMEMSVRRGLTMSVVHRLTAGWLVDHLSFINQCGYEICDSFAHPGGVTCNTSVTSTEGCHSTSTFAPTLSSSDSPTYGPGDAIETEGKPAKTRYVFREEFFDISKPHIAAAPEEQLCPGCPEVSLTEIKADSNREEYQEGAKSDTGDSVATARKKRKRKCVFNQGELDALEYHSKVRKLIWEGTLHLVQEGLKSGFLHHTTTKLNCRKNNVPQHIVCGLAELCEMAKQFPAVNESDHQAVHVLEDETCHPEQDLLSCVMKNSSNCAKIIVLMGQKYLVPPKSSFLLSDISCLQPLLNYKKKYDVIVIDPPWENKSVKRSNRYSHLSSWQIKQIPVPALAAPNCLVVTWVTNRQKHLRFVKDELYPHWSVKTLAEWHWVKITRAGEFVLPLDSLHKKPYEVLVLGRVQGDVKEALRKSEGVLPIPEHQLIVSIPCSLHSHKPPLAGPI from the exons ATGAACCGAATGGGGAAACCAGCTGAAGTCAGAAGTTTCAACAGTGTGTCCTGCATGTGCATGGAAATGTCTGTCAGAAG gGGACTTACGATGTCCGTGGTACATCGTCTGACAGCAGGATGGCTCGTGGATCATCTCTCTTTCATCAACCAGTGTGGCTATGAGATCTGTGACTCCTTTGCACACCCTGGTGGTGTCACTTGCAATACTTCTGTCACATCTACTGAAGGCTGTCACAGTACTTCTACTTTTGCTCCCACCCTCTCGTCAAGTGATAGTCCTACTTATGGTCCTGGAGATGCCATAGAAACAGAAGGTAAACCAGCAAAAACGAGATACGTGTTTCGGGAGGAATTCTTTGATATTTCTAAGCCCCATAtagctgcagctcctgaggagcagctgtgtcCGGGATGCCCTGAGGTGAGTCTGACAGAAATAAAGGCTGACAGCAACAGAGAGGAATACCAAGAAGGAGCAAAGAGTGACACTGGAGATTCTGTTGCCACTGCTAGGAAG AAACGTAAAAGGAAATGTGTGTTTAACCAAGGTGAACTGGATGCTTTGGAATACCATTCAAAG GTCAGGAAGCTCATTTGGGAAGGCACTTTGCATTTAGTCCAAGAAGGACTCAAAAGTGGTTTTCTTCATCACACTACCACAAAACTCAATTGCAGGAAGAATAATGTTCCTCAACACATTGTCTGTGGATTGGCTGAATTATGTGAAATGGCAAAACAGTTTCCAGCTGTGAATGAAAGTGACCATCAAGCTGTACATGTGCTAGAGGATGAAACCTGCCATCCAGAGCAGGACCTGCTCTCATGTGTTATGAAAAACAGCTCAAACTGTGCAAAGATAATTGTGTTAATGGGGCAGAAATACTTGGTACCACCAAAAAGCAGTTTCCTCTTATCCGATATTTCATGTTTGCAGCCCCTGCTGAACT ACAAGAAGAAATATGATGTAATTGTGATCGATCCACCATGGGAGAACAAGTCTGTTAAAAGGAGTAACAG GTACAGCCACTTGTCTTCATGGCAAATCAAGCAGATTCCTGTACCAGCACTAGCTGCTCCAAATTGTCTTGTAGTCACGTGGGTGACTAATAGACAGAAGCACTTACGTTTTGTTAAGGATGAACTTTATCCTCATTGGTCAGTGAAAACGCTTGCTGAGTGGCACTGGGTAAAA ATTACTAGAGCTGGAGAATTTGTGTTGCCTTTGGATTCTTTGCACAAAAAACCATATGAAGTTCTTGTACTGGGGAGAGTTCAAGGAGATGTAAAGGAAGCCTTAAG GAAATCAGAAGGTGTTCTTCCAATTCCAGAGCATCAGTTAATTGTCAGCATACCCTGCAGTCTGCATTCACATAAACCTCCTCTTGCTG GCCCCATTTAA
- the METTL4 gene encoding N(6)-adenine-specific methyltransferase METTL4 isoform X5 translates to MNRMGKPAEVRSFNSVSCMCMEMSVRRGLTMSVVHRLTAGWLVDHLSFINQCGYEICDSFAHPGGVTCNTSVTSTEGCHSTSTFAPTLSSSDSPTYGPGDAIETEGKPAKTRYVFREEFFDISKPHIAAAPEEQLCPGCPEVSLTEIKADSNREEYQEGAKSDTGDSVATARKKRKRKCVFNQGELDALEYHSKVRKLIWEGTLHLVQEGLKSGFLHHTTTKLNCRKNNVPQHIVCGLAELCEMAKQFPAVNESDHQAVHVLEDETCHPEQDLLSCVMKNSSNCAKIIVLMGQKYLVPPKSSFLLSDISCLQPLLNYKKKYDVIVIDPPWENKSVKRSNRYSHLSSWQIKQIPVPALAAPNCLVVTWVTNRQKHLRFVKDELYPHWSVKTLAEWHWVKITRAGEFVLPLDSLHKKPYEVLVLGRVQGDVKEALRKSEGVLPIPEHQLIVSIPCSLHSHKPPLAVIISEET, encoded by the exons ATGAACCGAATGGGGAAACCAGCTGAAGTCAGAAGTTTCAACAGTGTGTCCTGCATGTGCATGGAAATGTCTGTCAGAAG gGGACTTACGATGTCCGTGGTACATCGTCTGACAGCAGGATGGCTCGTGGATCATCTCTCTTTCATCAACCAGTGTGGCTATGAGATCTGTGACTCCTTTGCACACCCTGGTGGTGTCACTTGCAATACTTCTGTCACATCTACTGAAGGCTGTCACAGTACTTCTACTTTTGCTCCCACCCTCTCGTCAAGTGATAGTCCTACTTATGGTCCTGGAGATGCCATAGAAACAGAAGGTAAACCAGCAAAAACGAGATACGTGTTTCGGGAGGAATTCTTTGATATTTCTAAGCCCCATAtagctgcagctcctgaggagcagctgtgtcCGGGATGCCCTGAGGTGAGTCTGACAGAAATAAAGGCTGACAGCAACAGAGAGGAATACCAAGAAGGAGCAAAGAGTGACACTGGAGATTCTGTTGCCACTGCTAGGAAG AAACGTAAAAGGAAATGTGTGTTTAACCAAGGTGAACTGGATGCTTTGGAATACCATTCAAAG GTCAGGAAGCTCATTTGGGAAGGCACTTTGCATTTAGTCCAAGAAGGACTCAAAAGTGGTTTTCTTCATCACACTACCACAAAACTCAATTGCAGGAAGAATAATGTTCCTCAACACATTGTCTGTGGATTGGCTGAATTATGTGAAATGGCAAAACAGTTTCCAGCTGTGAATGAAAGTGACCATCAAGCTGTACATGTGCTAGAGGATGAAACCTGCCATCCAGAGCAGGACCTGCTCTCATGTGTTATGAAAAACAGCTCAAACTGTGCAAAGATAATTGTGTTAATGGGGCAGAAATACTTGGTACCACCAAAAAGCAGTTTCCTCTTATCCGATATTTCATGTTTGCAGCCCCTGCTGAACT ACAAGAAGAAATATGATGTAATTGTGATCGATCCACCATGGGAGAACAAGTCTGTTAAAAGGAGTAACAG GTACAGCCACTTGTCTTCATGGCAAATCAAGCAGATTCCTGTACCAGCACTAGCTGCTCCAAATTGTCTTGTAGTCACGTGGGTGACTAATAGACAGAAGCACTTACGTTTTGTTAAGGATGAACTTTATCCTCATTGGTCAGTGAAAACGCTTGCTGAGTGGCACTGGGTAAAA ATTACTAGAGCTGGAGAATTTGTGTTGCCTTTGGATTCTTTGCACAAAAAACCATATGAAGTTCTTGTACTGGGGAGAGTTCAAGGAGATGTAAAGGAAGCCTTAAG GAAATCAGAAGGTGTTCTTCCAATTCCAGAGCATCAGTTAATTGTCAGCATACCCTGCAGTCTGCATTCACATAAACCTCCTCTTGCTG tgaTCATATCTGAAGAGACTTGA
- the METTL4 gene encoding N(6)-adenine-specific methyltransferase METTL4 isoform X3 codes for MNRMGKPAEVRSFNSVSCMCMEMSVRRGLTMSVVHRLTAGWLVDHLSFINQCGYEICDSFAHPGGVTCNTSVTSTEGCHSTSTFAPTLSSSDSPTYGPGDAIETEGKPAKTRYVFREEFFDISKPHIAAAPEEQLCPGCPEVSLTEIKADSNREEYQEGAKSDTGDSVATARKKRKRKCVFNQGELDALEYHSKVRKLIWEGTLHLVQEGLKSGFLHHTTTKLNCRKNNVPQHIVCGLAELCEMAKQFPAVNESDHQAVHVLEDETCHPEQDLLSCVMKNSSNCAKIIVLMGQKYLVPPKSSFLLSDISCLQPLLNYKKKYDVIVIDPPWENKSVKRSNRYSHLSSWQIKQIPVPALAAPNCLVVTWVTNRQKHLRFVKDELYPHWSVKTLAEWHWVKITRAGEFVLPLDSLHKKPYEVLVLGRVQGDVKEALRKSEGVLPIPEHQLIVSIPCSLHSHKPPLAGACIFSTCLGLRVLKYGKSPA; via the exons ATGAACCGAATGGGGAAACCAGCTGAAGTCAGAAGTTTCAACAGTGTGTCCTGCATGTGCATGGAAATGTCTGTCAGAAG gGGACTTACGATGTCCGTGGTACATCGTCTGACAGCAGGATGGCTCGTGGATCATCTCTCTTTCATCAACCAGTGTGGCTATGAGATCTGTGACTCCTTTGCACACCCTGGTGGTGTCACTTGCAATACTTCTGTCACATCTACTGAAGGCTGTCACAGTACTTCTACTTTTGCTCCCACCCTCTCGTCAAGTGATAGTCCTACTTATGGTCCTGGAGATGCCATAGAAACAGAAGGTAAACCAGCAAAAACGAGATACGTGTTTCGGGAGGAATTCTTTGATATTTCTAAGCCCCATAtagctgcagctcctgaggagcagctgtgtcCGGGATGCCCTGAGGTGAGTCTGACAGAAATAAAGGCTGACAGCAACAGAGAGGAATACCAAGAAGGAGCAAAGAGTGACACTGGAGATTCTGTTGCCACTGCTAGGAAG AAACGTAAAAGGAAATGTGTGTTTAACCAAGGTGAACTGGATGCTTTGGAATACCATTCAAAG GTCAGGAAGCTCATTTGGGAAGGCACTTTGCATTTAGTCCAAGAAGGACTCAAAAGTGGTTTTCTTCATCACACTACCACAAAACTCAATTGCAGGAAGAATAATGTTCCTCAACACATTGTCTGTGGATTGGCTGAATTATGTGAAATGGCAAAACAGTTTCCAGCTGTGAATGAAAGTGACCATCAAGCTGTACATGTGCTAGAGGATGAAACCTGCCATCCAGAGCAGGACCTGCTCTCATGTGTTATGAAAAACAGCTCAAACTGTGCAAAGATAATTGTGTTAATGGGGCAGAAATACTTGGTACCACCAAAAAGCAGTTTCCTCTTATCCGATATTTCATGTTTGCAGCCCCTGCTGAACT ACAAGAAGAAATATGATGTAATTGTGATCGATCCACCATGGGAGAACAAGTCTGTTAAAAGGAGTAACAG GTACAGCCACTTGTCTTCATGGCAAATCAAGCAGATTCCTGTACCAGCACTAGCTGCTCCAAATTGTCTTGTAGTCACGTGGGTGACTAATAGACAGAAGCACTTACGTTTTGTTAAGGATGAACTTTATCCTCATTGGTCAGTGAAAACGCTTGCTGAGTGGCACTGGGTAAAA ATTACTAGAGCTGGAGAATTTGTGTTGCCTTTGGATTCTTTGCACAAAAAACCATATGAAGTTCTTGTACTGGGGAGAGTTCAAGGAGATGTAAAGGAAGCCTTAAG GAAATCAGAAGGTGTTCTTCCAATTCCAGAGCATCAGTTAATTGTCAGCATACCCTGCAGTCTGCATTCACATAAACCTCCTCTTGCTG gAGCATGCATCTTCAGTACATGTTTGGGATTAAGAGTACTCAAGTATGGCAAGTCTCCTGCTTGA
- the METTL4 gene encoding N(6)-adenine-specific methyltransferase METTL4 isoform X1 — MNRMGKPAEVRSFNSVSCMCMEMSVRRGLTMSVVHRLTAGWLVDHLSFINQCGYEICDSFAHPGGVTCNTSVTSTEGCHSTSTFAPTLSSSDSPTYGPGDAIETEGKPAKTRYVFREEFFDISKPHIAAAPEEQLCPGCPEVSLTEIKADSNREEYQEGAKSDTGDSVATARKKRKRKCVFNQGELDALEYHSKVRKLIWEGTLHLVQEGLKSGFLHHTTTKLNCRKNNVPQHIVCGLAELCEMAKQFPAVNESDHQAVHVLEDETCHPEQDLLSCVMKNSSNCAKIIVLMGQKYLVPPKSSFLLSDISCLQPLLNYKKKYDVIVIDPPWENKSVKRSNRYSHLSSWQIKQIPVPALAAPNCLVVTWVTNRQKHLRFVKDELYPHWSVKTLAEWHWVKITRAGEFVLPLDSLHKKPYEVLVLGRVQGDVKEALRKSEGVLPIPEHQLIVSIPCSLHSHKPPLAAVLAEFIKPDVECLELFARNLQPGWTSWGNEVLKFQHIDYFTLLQNEN, encoded by the exons ATGAACCGAATGGGGAAACCAGCTGAAGTCAGAAGTTTCAACAGTGTGTCCTGCATGTGCATGGAAATGTCTGTCAGAAG gGGACTTACGATGTCCGTGGTACATCGTCTGACAGCAGGATGGCTCGTGGATCATCTCTCTTTCATCAACCAGTGTGGCTATGAGATCTGTGACTCCTTTGCACACCCTGGTGGTGTCACTTGCAATACTTCTGTCACATCTACTGAAGGCTGTCACAGTACTTCTACTTTTGCTCCCACCCTCTCGTCAAGTGATAGTCCTACTTATGGTCCTGGAGATGCCATAGAAACAGAAGGTAAACCAGCAAAAACGAGATACGTGTTTCGGGAGGAATTCTTTGATATTTCTAAGCCCCATAtagctgcagctcctgaggagcagctgtgtcCGGGATGCCCTGAGGTGAGTCTGACAGAAATAAAGGCTGACAGCAACAGAGAGGAATACCAAGAAGGAGCAAAGAGTGACACTGGAGATTCTGTTGCCACTGCTAGGAAG AAACGTAAAAGGAAATGTGTGTTTAACCAAGGTGAACTGGATGCTTTGGAATACCATTCAAAG GTCAGGAAGCTCATTTGGGAAGGCACTTTGCATTTAGTCCAAGAAGGACTCAAAAGTGGTTTTCTTCATCACACTACCACAAAACTCAATTGCAGGAAGAATAATGTTCCTCAACACATTGTCTGTGGATTGGCTGAATTATGTGAAATGGCAAAACAGTTTCCAGCTGTGAATGAAAGTGACCATCAAGCTGTACATGTGCTAGAGGATGAAACCTGCCATCCAGAGCAGGACCTGCTCTCATGTGTTATGAAAAACAGCTCAAACTGTGCAAAGATAATTGTGTTAATGGGGCAGAAATACTTGGTACCACCAAAAAGCAGTTTCCTCTTATCCGATATTTCATGTTTGCAGCCCCTGCTGAACT ACAAGAAGAAATATGATGTAATTGTGATCGATCCACCATGGGAGAACAAGTCTGTTAAAAGGAGTAACAG GTACAGCCACTTGTCTTCATGGCAAATCAAGCAGATTCCTGTACCAGCACTAGCTGCTCCAAATTGTCTTGTAGTCACGTGGGTGACTAATAGACAGAAGCACTTACGTTTTGTTAAGGATGAACTTTATCCTCATTGGTCAGTGAAAACGCTTGCTGAGTGGCACTGGGTAAAA ATTACTAGAGCTGGAGAATTTGTGTTGCCTTTGGATTCTTTGCACAAAAAACCATATGAAGTTCTTGTACTGGGGAGAGTTCAAGGAGATGTAAAGGAAGCCTTAAG GAAATCAGAAGGTGTTCTTCCAATTCCAGAGCATCAGTTAATTGTCAGCATACCCTGCAGTCTGCATTCACATAAACCTCCTCTTGCTG CAGTTCTGGCAGAGTTTATCAAGCCAGATGTGGAATGCTTGGAGTTGTTTGCTCGCAACCTACAGCCTGGCTGGACCAGCTGGGGAAATGAGGTCTTGAAGTTTCAGCACATTGATTATTTCACTCTTCTGCAGAATGAAAACTGA
- the METTL4 gene encoding N(6)-adenine-specific methyltransferase METTL4 isoform X2 — MNRMGKPAEVRSFNSVSCMCMEMSVRRGLTMSVVHRLTAGWLVDHLSFINQCGYEICDSFAHPGGVTCNTSVTSTEGCHSTSTFAPTLSSSDSPTYGPGDAIETEGKPAKTRYVFREEFFDISKPHIAAAPEEQLCPGCPEVSLTEIKADSNREEYQEGAKSDTGDSVATARKKRKRKCVFNQGELDALEYHSKVRKLIWEGTLHLVQEGLKSGFLHHTTTKLNCRKNNVPQHIVCGLAELCEMAKQFPAVNESDHQAVHVLEDETCHPEQDLLSCVMKNSSNCAKIIVLMGQKYLVPPKSSFLLSDISCLQPLLNYKKKYDVIVIDPPWENKSVKRSNRYSHLSSWQIKQIPVPALAAPNCLVVTWVTNRQKHLRFVKDELYPHWSVKTLAEWHWVKITRAGEFVLPLDSLHKKPYEVLVLGRVQGDVKEALRKSEGVLPIPEHQLIVSIPCSLHSHKPPLAVLAEFIKPDVECLELFARNLQPGWTSWGNEVLKFQHIDYFTLLQNEN; from the exons ATGAACCGAATGGGGAAACCAGCTGAAGTCAGAAGTTTCAACAGTGTGTCCTGCATGTGCATGGAAATGTCTGTCAGAAG gGGACTTACGATGTCCGTGGTACATCGTCTGACAGCAGGATGGCTCGTGGATCATCTCTCTTTCATCAACCAGTGTGGCTATGAGATCTGTGACTCCTTTGCACACCCTGGTGGTGTCACTTGCAATACTTCTGTCACATCTACTGAAGGCTGTCACAGTACTTCTACTTTTGCTCCCACCCTCTCGTCAAGTGATAGTCCTACTTATGGTCCTGGAGATGCCATAGAAACAGAAGGTAAACCAGCAAAAACGAGATACGTGTTTCGGGAGGAATTCTTTGATATTTCTAAGCCCCATAtagctgcagctcctgaggagcagctgtgtcCGGGATGCCCTGAGGTGAGTCTGACAGAAATAAAGGCTGACAGCAACAGAGAGGAATACCAAGAAGGAGCAAAGAGTGACACTGGAGATTCTGTTGCCACTGCTAGGAAG AAACGTAAAAGGAAATGTGTGTTTAACCAAGGTGAACTGGATGCTTTGGAATACCATTCAAAG GTCAGGAAGCTCATTTGGGAAGGCACTTTGCATTTAGTCCAAGAAGGACTCAAAAGTGGTTTTCTTCATCACACTACCACAAAACTCAATTGCAGGAAGAATAATGTTCCTCAACACATTGTCTGTGGATTGGCTGAATTATGTGAAATGGCAAAACAGTTTCCAGCTGTGAATGAAAGTGACCATCAAGCTGTACATGTGCTAGAGGATGAAACCTGCCATCCAGAGCAGGACCTGCTCTCATGTGTTATGAAAAACAGCTCAAACTGTGCAAAGATAATTGTGTTAATGGGGCAGAAATACTTGGTACCACCAAAAAGCAGTTTCCTCTTATCCGATATTTCATGTTTGCAGCCCCTGCTGAACT ACAAGAAGAAATATGATGTAATTGTGATCGATCCACCATGGGAGAACAAGTCTGTTAAAAGGAGTAACAG GTACAGCCACTTGTCTTCATGGCAAATCAAGCAGATTCCTGTACCAGCACTAGCTGCTCCAAATTGTCTTGTAGTCACGTGGGTGACTAATAGACAGAAGCACTTACGTTTTGTTAAGGATGAACTTTATCCTCATTGGTCAGTGAAAACGCTTGCTGAGTGGCACTGGGTAAAA ATTACTAGAGCTGGAGAATTTGTGTTGCCTTTGGATTCTTTGCACAAAAAACCATATGAAGTTCTTGTACTGGGGAGAGTTCAAGGAGATGTAAAGGAAGCCTTAAG GAAATCAGAAGGTGTTCTTCCAATTCCAGAGCATCAGTTAATTGTCAGCATACCCTGCAGTCTGCATTCACATAAACCTCCTCTTGCTG TTCTGGCAGAGTTTATCAAGCCAGATGTGGAATGCTTGGAGTTGTTTGCTCGCAACCTACAGCCTGGCTGGACCAGCTGGGGAAATGAGGTCTTGAAGTTTCAGCACATTGATTATTTCACTCTTCTGCAGAATGAAAACTGA
- the METTL4 gene encoding N(6)-adenine-specific methyltransferase METTL4 isoform X4, giving the protein MSVVHRLTAGWLVDHLSFINQCGYEICDSFAHPGGVTCNTSVTSTEGCHSTSTFAPTLSSSDSPTYGPGDAIETEGKPAKTRYVFREEFFDISKPHIAAAPEEQLCPGCPEVSLTEIKADSNREEYQEGAKSDTGDSVATARKKRKRKCVFNQGELDALEYHSKVRKLIWEGTLHLVQEGLKSGFLHHTTTKLNCRKNNVPQHIVCGLAELCEMAKQFPAVNESDHQAVHVLEDETCHPEQDLLSCVMKNSSNCAKIIVLMGQKYLVPPKSSFLLSDISCLQPLLNYKKKYDVIVIDPPWENKSVKRSNRYSHLSSWQIKQIPVPALAAPNCLVVTWVTNRQKHLRFVKDELYPHWSVKTLAEWHWVKITRAGEFVLPLDSLHKKPYEVLVLGRVQGDVKEALRKSEGVLPIPEHQLIVSIPCSLHSHKPPLAAVLAEFIKPDVECLELFARNLQPGWTSWGNEVLKFQHIDYFTLLQNEN; this is encoded by the exons ATGTCCGTGGTACATCGTCTGACAGCAGGATGGCTCGTGGATCATCTCTCTTTCATCAACCAGTGTGGCTATGAGATCTGTGACTCCTTTGCACACCCTGGTGGTGTCACTTGCAATACTTCTGTCACATCTACTGAAGGCTGTCACAGTACTTCTACTTTTGCTCCCACCCTCTCGTCAAGTGATAGTCCTACTTATGGTCCTGGAGATGCCATAGAAACAGAAGGTAAACCAGCAAAAACGAGATACGTGTTTCGGGAGGAATTCTTTGATATTTCTAAGCCCCATAtagctgcagctcctgaggagcagctgtgtcCGGGATGCCCTGAGGTGAGTCTGACAGAAATAAAGGCTGACAGCAACAGAGAGGAATACCAAGAAGGAGCAAAGAGTGACACTGGAGATTCTGTTGCCACTGCTAGGAAG AAACGTAAAAGGAAATGTGTGTTTAACCAAGGTGAACTGGATGCTTTGGAATACCATTCAAAG GTCAGGAAGCTCATTTGGGAAGGCACTTTGCATTTAGTCCAAGAAGGACTCAAAAGTGGTTTTCTTCATCACACTACCACAAAACTCAATTGCAGGAAGAATAATGTTCCTCAACACATTGTCTGTGGATTGGCTGAATTATGTGAAATGGCAAAACAGTTTCCAGCTGTGAATGAAAGTGACCATCAAGCTGTACATGTGCTAGAGGATGAAACCTGCCATCCAGAGCAGGACCTGCTCTCATGTGTTATGAAAAACAGCTCAAACTGTGCAAAGATAATTGTGTTAATGGGGCAGAAATACTTGGTACCACCAAAAAGCAGTTTCCTCTTATCCGATATTTCATGTTTGCAGCCCCTGCTGAACT ACAAGAAGAAATATGATGTAATTGTGATCGATCCACCATGGGAGAACAAGTCTGTTAAAAGGAGTAACAG GTACAGCCACTTGTCTTCATGGCAAATCAAGCAGATTCCTGTACCAGCACTAGCTGCTCCAAATTGTCTTGTAGTCACGTGGGTGACTAATAGACAGAAGCACTTACGTTTTGTTAAGGATGAACTTTATCCTCATTGGTCAGTGAAAACGCTTGCTGAGTGGCACTGGGTAAAA ATTACTAGAGCTGGAGAATTTGTGTTGCCTTTGGATTCTTTGCACAAAAAACCATATGAAGTTCTTGTACTGGGGAGAGTTCAAGGAGATGTAAAGGAAGCCTTAAG GAAATCAGAAGGTGTTCTTCCAATTCCAGAGCATCAGTTAATTGTCAGCATACCCTGCAGTCTGCATTCACATAAACCTCCTCTTGCTG CAGTTCTGGCAGAGTTTATCAAGCCAGATGTGGAATGCTTGGAGTTGTTTGCTCGCAACCTACAGCCTGGCTGGACCAGCTGGGGAAATGAGGTCTTGAAGTTTCAGCACATTGATTATTTCACTCTTCTGCAGAATGAAAACTGA